From a single Fusobacterium ulcerans ATCC 49185 genomic region:
- a CDS encoding PTS sugar transporter subunit IIB, protein MIKILTVCGNGIGSSLMCAMKIEEICKEEGIEADVSSSDFNSVAGKGADLIVTVKQLADQLTGYNVAEIRSYTNKKKIKEDVLDKIKELVK, encoded by the coding sequence ATGATAAAAATATTAACTGTATGTGGAAATGGAATTGGAAGTAGTTTGATGTGTGCTATGAAGATTGAAGAAATATGTAAAGAAGAAGGAATAGAAGCAGATGTATCATCATCAGACTTTAACTCTGTGGCAGGAAAAGGAGCAGATTTAATTGTAACAGTAAAACAACTTGCAGATCAATTAACTGGATATAATGTAGCAGAAATTAGAAGTTATACAAATAAGAAAAAAATTAAAGAAGATGTATTAGATAAAATTAAGGAATTAGTAAAATAA
- a CDS encoding PTS sugar transporter subunit IIA, whose protein sequence is MLKDAVKGRVNIVENVNDWKEAITLAAKPLVEDGSVENSYIDAMIANVNKFGTYIVIAPKVAMPHSRPEDGVNKNCVSMLKINEGVVFEGEEEKVYVFFVLGAVNNDSHIETLMELMELIEDEDKIEEIIETKTVQEIMDLI, encoded by the coding sequence ATGTTGAAAGATGCAGTTAAGGGAAGGGTAAATATAGTAGAAAATGTAAATGACTGGAAAGAAGCAATAACTTTAGCAGCAAAACCATTAGTAGAAGATGGAAGTGTTGAAAATTCATATATAGATGCAATGATAGCCAATGTAAATAAGTTTGGAACATATATAGTAATTGCACCAAAAGTAGCGATGCCACATTCTAGACCAGAAGATGGAGTAAATAAAAATTGTGTATCTATGCTGAAGATAAATGAAGGAGTTGTTTTTGAAGGAGAAGAGGAAAAAGTATACGTATTCTTTGTGTTAGGAGCAGTAAATAATGATTCTCATATAGAAACTCTTATGGAACTTATGGAATTGATAGAAGATGAGGACAAAATAGAGGAAATTATTGAAACAAAAACTGTTCAAGAAATAATGGATTTAATTTAA
- a CDS encoding BglG family transcription antiterminator has protein sequence MLSRKSIDLLHFLLKEKRNVSLKELSDNFHLSERSIRYEIEKIQKELSAKDGFEFIISKGECFVDDYTALEKYLNESRQDYIFSPKEREIYILLKICFEREINQNIISEELDTSRSTIKVHLRDIKKVLDEYNLELELLHKKGLGVTGEEEKIRQCTLKIMNMVKKANSSFLKNILDNYFEEIDIEGVKLFINYCQKLMNKIVSDEAFDIISKYLILAIYFNKKGHKITSIKNCNFLKNTSEFECVEKSRALLEGFYEIELSEEEYLKITDYFLGSHTYNISYSYYENWVEIEMIVKNFINRINEKLDVNISADETLMTGLVNHIKPTIYRLKNGIELENTIYEEVVESYPNLFSLIKGSVGELEDFIDNKFTNDEIAFITIHFKAAIDRNIKKKREKVKVLVVCGSGYGSSKLLAQQLKDMYRVEIIDTIPRYLLEKVNKRTDIDLILTTIPLDDFETDKTIIKVNPILNKEDMAKLDNYPISRDSKKIIFSELVEVIEKNSKIKADDKLLGALKAFLDSKLIDDLFHKKITISDLLSEKRIKLKGKASNWREAIREAGELLLKDGCIEEEYIDNMIKLVDDFGNYIMLIPNVIFPHTKSKDLVKKTAFSIVTYDKRIDFLDEGKIGVVICFCVKDEREHLDGLIEIVEKIEENNLEEKIRRSKTAKDVIKYLTN, from the coding sequence ATGCTGTCAAGAAAATCAATAGATTTGCTGCACTTTTTACTCAAAGAAAAAAGAAATGTATCATTGAAAGAACTTTCAGATAATTTTCATTTGAGTGAAAGAAGCATAAGATATGAGATAGAAAAGATACAGAAAGAACTTTCAGCAAAAGATGGATTTGAATTCATCATTTCTAAAGGTGAATGCTTTGTTGATGATTATACAGCATTGGAAAAATATCTTAATGAAAGTAGGCAGGACTATATTTTTTCTCCAAAAGAGAGAGAAATATATATATTATTGAAAATATGCTTTGAAAGAGAGATTAATCAAAATATAATATCAGAAGAACTTGATACAAGCAGAAGTACAATAAAAGTTCATTTGAGAGATATAAAAAAAGTGCTGGATGAATATAATTTAGAGTTGGAGCTTTTACATAAAAAAGGTCTTGGGGTGACAGGGGAAGAAGAAAAAATTCGTCAATGTACTTTAAAGATTATGAATATGGTAAAAAAGGCCAACAGCAGTTTCTTAAAAAATATACTTGATAATTATTTTGAAGAGATAGATATAGAGGGAGTAAAACTTTTTATAAATTACTGCCAAAAACTCATGAATAAAATAGTGTCAGATGAAGCTTTTGATATCATATCTAAGTATTTGATACTTGCTATATATTTTAATAAAAAAGGACATAAAATAACAAGTATAAAGAATTGTAATTTTTTAAAAAATACATCTGAATTTGAATGTGTAGAAAAATCAAGAGCACTTTTAGAAGGATTCTATGAGATAGAACTTTCAGAAGAAGAATACCTAAAGATAACAGATTATTTTTTAGGGAGCCATACATATAATATCTCATACTCATATTATGAAAACTGGGTAGAGATAGAAATGATAGTAAAGAATTTTATAAACAGGATAAATGAAAAATTAGATGTGAATATATCAGCAGATGAAACTCTTATGACAGGCCTAGTAAATCATATAAAGCCAACTATCTATAGACTGAAAAATGGAATAGAACTTGAAAATACTATTTATGAAGAAGTTGTAGAAAGTTATCCTAATCTTTTCTCATTGATAAAAGGAAGTGTAGGAGAACTTGAAGATTTTATAGATAATAAATTTACAAATGATGAAATAGCTTTTATTACAATCCATTTTAAAGCTGCCATAGACAGAAATATAAAAAAGAAACGTGAAAAAGTGAAAGTACTTGTTGTATGTGGTTCAGGATATGGAAGTTCTAAACTTTTGGCTCAACAACTAAAAGATATGTACAGAGTGGAAATTATAGATACTATTCCTAGATATCTTTTAGAGAAAGTGAATAAAAGAACTGATATAGATTTGATACTGACAACCATTCCATTAGATGATTTTGAAACTGATAAAACTATTATAAAAGTAAATCCTATTTTAAATAAAGAGGATATGGCAAAATTAGATAATTATCCTATATCAAGAGATAGCAAAAAAATAATATTTTCAGAATTAGTAGAAGTAATTGAGAAAAATAGTAAGATAAAAGCAGATGATAAACTGTTAGGAGCTTTAAAAGCTTTTCTGGATAGTAAGCTGATAGATGATCTTTTTCATAAAAAAATTACAATCTCTGACCTGCTATCAGAAAAAAGAATAAAATTAAAAGGAAAAGCTTCAAATTGGAGAGAAGCTATAAGAGAAGCAGGAGAATTGTTGCTGAAAGATGGATGTATAGAAGAGGAATATATTGATAATATGATAAAGCTGGTAGATGACTTTGGAAACTATATAATGCTTATTCCAAATGTTATTTTTCCTCATACAAAGTCAAAAGATTTAGTGAAAAAAACAGCTTTCTCTATAGTTACTTATGATAAAAGAATAGATTTTTTAGATGAAGGTAAAATTGGAGTAGTAATATGTTTCTGTGTAAAAGATGAAAGAGAACATCTGGATGGTCTAATAGAAATTGTAGAAAAAATTGAAGAAAATAATCTGGAAGAAAAAATAAGAAGAAGCAAAACTGCAAAAGATGTAATAAAATATTTAACTAACTAA
- the nhaC gene encoding Na+/H+ antiporter NhaC has translation MSEKSRKVRLPNKVEAIIPIIFLLTVMITNYVLGWGLDPHIPVTLSCGVAMIIGKLCGYNYKEMLAAGLEAVNQSLEAIIIILLVGCLIGSFTACGTIPAVVYYGLKLFTPAIFLPFVTILCAVVGIALGSAWTVTATLGIAFMAIGTTMGLNPALIAGAILSGACCGDKFSPLSDSTNLAAGSAQTGLFDHVAAMVTTTLPSLIMAIIIYAFFSLSKVETYDPTLANELSGAILEHYRYMSPILLVPILLIIVVAVIKMPAIPSVVLLSLLGCVFALIFQGAGIADCIKMLHYGYEAQSGNALFTKLVNRGGMDSMLWTNNLVIVAVAFGGILQKIGSVESLLGGLIKKVKTPFQLVIVTITTSMFCITTMCDQYLGLIIPASMYKDNFDKMGLGRNMLSRTLEDGGTLWSPLIPWSSCGAYHAAVLGVPTLSYLPYCFMNIINPIYAIVTLSWGGNILYADGSRTNVFGNLKKGRGPAEAPEEAYEKAMRALARKRSADNFNGLQKDS, from the coding sequence ATGAGTGAAAAGAGCAGAAAAGTCAGACTACCAAACAAAGTGGAAGCTATTATTCCTATTATTTTTCTTCTGACAGTAATGATTACAAACTATGTGCTGGGATGGGGACTTGACCCTCATATTCCTGTAACACTTTCATGTGGAGTTGCCATGATTATTGGGAAGTTGTGTGGATATAACTACAAAGAAATGCTTGCAGCAGGTCTTGAAGCTGTTAATCAGTCACTTGAAGCAATAATTATCATTCTTCTTGTTGGATGCTTGATTGGTTCATTTACTGCATGTGGTACTATTCCCGCAGTAGTGTATTATGGATTAAAGTTATTTACACCAGCTATATTCCTTCCATTTGTAACGATTCTTTGTGCAGTTGTAGGGATTGCACTTGGATCAGCTTGGACTGTAACAGCAACGCTTGGAATTGCATTTATGGCGATAGGTACAACAATGGGGCTAAATCCAGCACTTATTGCAGGAGCTATTCTTTCAGGAGCATGTTGTGGGGATAAATTTTCACCACTTTCAGACTCAACAAATCTAGCTGCAGGTTCTGCACAGACTGGTCTTTTTGATCATGTGGCTGCTATGGTAACTACAACTTTACCAAGTCTAATTATGGCAATAATTATATATGCGTTTTTTTCACTTTCAAAGGTTGAAACTTATGATCCTACACTTGCAAATGAGCTATCAGGTGCAATTCTTGAGCATTATAGATACATGAGTCCAATTCTTCTTGTTCCTATTTTGTTGATTATAGTAGTAGCAGTAATAAAGATGCCAGCTATTCCTTCAGTAGTACTGCTTTCATTGCTTGGGTGTGTATTTGCTTTAATCTTCCAAGGAGCTGGAATTGCTGACTGTATAAAAATGTTACACTATGGATATGAAGCTCAATCAGGAAATGCACTATTTACAAAGCTTGTAAATAGAGGTGGTATGGATAGTATGCTTTGGACTAACAATCTTGTAATAGTTGCTGTTGCTTTTGGTGGAATACTTCAAAAGATAGGTTCAGTAGAATCACTTCTTGGTGGGCTAATAAAGAAAGTTAAGACTCCATTCCAGTTAGTCATTGTTACAATCACAACTTCAATGTTTTGTATCACAACTATGTGTGACCAATACTTAGGATTAATAATTCCTGCATCAATGTATAAAGATAACTTTGATAAAATGGGACTTGGTAGAAATATGCTTTCAAGAACACTTGAAGATGGTGGAACTTTATGGTCACCACTTATTCCTTGGTCATCTTGTGGGGCATATCATGCAGCAGTACTTGGAGTTCCAACACTTTCATACTTACCATATTGCTTTATGAATATAATAAACCCTATTTATGCTATTGTTACTTTAAGTTGGGGAGGAAATATTTTATATGCTGATGGTTCAAGAACTAATGTATTTGGCAATCTGAAAAAAGGTCGTGGACCTGCTGAGGCACCTGAAGAAGCATATGAAAAGGCTATGAGAGCTCTGGCAAGGAAAAGAAGTGCTGATAATTTTAATGGTTTACAGAAAGATAGTTAA